Proteins encoded by one window of Paenibacillus urinalis:
- a CDS encoding leucine-rich repeat domain-containing protein yields MRKYIAIMLVFLIISMGVAFQASFAAAYTEEVFIEDEALSYGLKSILNKPVDEPLTTEDLTSLKVVDLRSLGIKSLAGLEHAVNMTHLRLSGNEISDLAPISKIKTLREVDVRSNYITSIEELAELTDLGRLYISNNGVASIEVVSNFPRLHTLLISGNPIDRLDALEEAKALSWLEATDNGITDISVLAELPALRYVQLDNNEIEDLYPLEHLTETLEGISMNNNEITDIAPLASLTNLRSIQLANNQIYDLAPLADLAELSELQLSGNRIWDISPLADHDFIYYPANQVGNVLEYYSLGLADNYLDLSEGSDTLDIFEKITANDKDKRSQGELQRLIIGSSTAYAGSMEFSLESAPYISDNRTYVPLRFAAEQLGAVVEWNQDLREATIQAGDTTIRWAEGSRQVDVNGRIERYDVPLMQQHGSLFVPVRFISDQLNADTAFINETKTALIFNKE; encoded by the coding sequence GTGAGGAAATACATAGCCATAATGCTTGTTTTCTTAATCATCAGTATGGGTGTTGCCTTTCAGGCCTCCTTTGCTGCAGCGTACACCGAAGAAGTATTTATTGAAGATGAGGCACTATCCTATGGACTGAAGTCAATACTTAATAAGCCGGTTGATGAGCCGCTCACGACAGAAGATTTGACTTCCTTGAAGGTCGTTGATCTGCGGAGCTTGGGAATTAAGAGTCTGGCTGGACTAGAGCACGCGGTAAATATGACCCATCTGAGGCTGTCCGGCAATGAAATATCTGATCTTGCACCTATAAGCAAAATAAAGACCTTGCGGGAAGTCGATGTAAGGAGTAACTATATTACTTCAATTGAGGAATTAGCAGAGCTTACGGATTTGGGAAGACTGTACATAAGCAATAATGGAGTTGCATCCATCGAGGTCGTCAGCAACTTTCCTCGGTTACACACCCTTCTGATCAGCGGCAATCCGATAGACCGTCTGGATGCGCTGGAAGAAGCCAAGGCATTAAGCTGGCTGGAAGCAACCGACAATGGAATTACAGATATTTCGGTGCTGGCTGAGCTTCCGGCCCTTCGGTATGTTCAGCTGGACAATAATGAGATCGAGGACTTGTACCCTCTTGAGCATCTGACAGAAACACTTGAGGGAATCAGTATGAACAATAATGAAATCACCGATATAGCGCCACTTGCAAGTCTGACGAATTTAAGGTCCATCCAGCTGGCAAATAACCAGATCTATGATCTGGCACCACTGGCAGATTTGGCAGAGCTCAGCGAGCTGCAGCTGTCAGGCAATCGAATATGGGATATTTCGCCCCTTGCAGATCATGACTTTATCTATTATCCGGCAAACCAGGTTGGAAACGTGCTGGAATACTATTCTTTGGGGCTCGCTGACAACTATCTGGACTTAAGCGAAGGAAGCGATACATTAGATATTTTTGAGAAAATAACGGCGAATGACAAAGACAAACGATCCCAAGGCGAGCTGCAGCGCTTAATCATTGGATCAAGCACAGCCTATGCCGGCAGCATGGAATTTTCTTTGGAAAGTGCCCCGTATATCAGCGATAACCGCACCTATGTACCGCTTCGGTTTGCAGCAGAACAGCTGGGGGCAGTTGTTGAGTGGAATCAAGATCTTAGAGAAGCGACGATCCAGGCTGGAGACACAACGATTCGCTGGGCAGAGGGAAGCAGGCAGGTGGATGTGAATGGCAGAATTGAACGGTATGATGTCCCGCTCATGCAGCAGCATGGCAGCTTGTTCGT